In one Hypanus sabinus isolate sHypSab1 chromosome 11, sHypSab1.hap1, whole genome shotgun sequence genomic region, the following are encoded:
- the LOC132402034 gene encoding general transcription factor II-I repeat domain-containing protein 2A-like, protein MTGTHKGFVALLQKSLDRKLLTFHCILHQEALCAQTFPPECTEVMDVVIQIVNKIMAKSLNHRQFRLLLDELESAYSDLLLHNKVRWLSKGEVLKRFVACLEEVKTFLGSKGLTFPELEQPEWLEKLHFMVDMKAHLNTLNTALQGKGRTALHMLEDVLAFERKLTVLARDLQKGTLSHFPNLREFKQGHDMIISEYLHSAIIAMQTSFGKRFCEFREEKNTLSFPVTPLSIDPSLLNTTALAGVSQPDLEMELANIADKDIWVSRFRRLTAELEDVARQKAVLAQNHKWSDIENLPKPDKLVFETWNAMPDIYVNMKKYALGVLLIFGSTYVCEQVFSNMNFIKNKHRARLTDDSLRSCVKMKVTSYSPDVQTLCAEVQEQKSH, encoded by the coding sequence atgacgggaacgcacaagggatttgtggctttactgcagaagtcgctggacagaaagctgctgacttttcactgcatcttgcaccaagaggcactgtgcgctcaaacatttcctccggaatgcacagaagtaatggatgttgtcattcagattgtcaataaaataatggcaaaaagtttaaatcaccgtcaattccgtttgttactggacgagctggaaagcgcatattctgatctcctgctgcacaacaaagtccggtggctgtccaaaggggaggtgctgaaacgctttgtcgcgtgtctggaagaagtgaaaactttcctgggcagcaaagggctcacctttcctgagctggaacagccagagtggctggaaaagctacacttcatggtagacatgaaagcgcacctgaacacgctgaacacagctcttcaggggaaaggacgcacagccctgcacatgttggaggatgtcctggcattcgagcgcaagttgacagtgcttgccagagatttacagaaaggcactttgtctcacttccccaatttgagagagttcaaacaaggtcacgacatgataatttcggagtatttacattctgcaatcatcgcaatgcaaacatcgtttgggaaacgcttctgtgagttcagagaggaaaaaaacacattatccttcccggtcactcccttaagcatcgatccttccctactgaatacgactgcattggcaggtgtgagtcaacctgatcttgagatggaactggccaacatagccgacaaagacatatgggtgtccaggtttagacgcttgacagcagagcttgaagatgttgcccgtcagaaggccgttcttgctcagaatcacaaatggagtgatattgaaaaccttccaaaaccggacaaacttgtgttcgaaacatggaatgctatgcccgacatttatgtaaacatgaaaaagtatgcgcttggagtcctgttgatctttggatccacatatgtatgtgagcaagtgttctccaacatgaactttattaaaaacaaacatcgcgcacgcctcacagatgacagcttgcgatcctgtgtaaagatgaaggtgacgtcatacagccctgatgtgcagacgctgtgcgctgaggtccaggagcagaaatcccattaa